The Pontibacter pudoricolor genome contains a region encoding:
- a CDS encoding PIN domain-containing protein, whose amino-acid sequence MAQEDTNHFILHNLYPDINSILSKRTVKPKEISEGALFVMDTNSLLAPYNTGKKDIEEIKKVYKKLIKEQRLYIPAHVLREFARNRSNRISDLYTNIDNALSSIPTVKKIEYPILGELGAYKEVNKIAEEIKKHLNEYRKNLDQLKSDITNWNWSDPVTSLYSDTFSEDIVISTKIEEPELVKQFNFRTKHSIPPGNKDKSKGENAIGDLIIWLSILELGLDKQKDVIFVSNDEKNDWMVKGNSKAISTRFELVDEFYRYTKGANFISITFSDFLESQGLADIKFKETQSAHLRFNIPPPKTIRSRKLQINVLEDIIKSILYYLPFSSDVDAYIEDESLDYNIDLFLSTVSDENASTFGQHGPSIKSFLNTFKAMLLELKSLNYEVKYEAIRQKRDTTLQQTKLKAVAQTIIDDYNYFLVVFGDLLSKDD is encoded by the coding sequence ATGGCTCAAGAAGACACAAACCACTTCATTTTACATAATCTTTATCCTGATATTAACTCGATCTTAAGTAAGCGAACAGTTAAACCCAAAGAAATTTCTGAGGGAGCTCTGTTTGTAATGGATACTAACTCTCTGCTTGCACCATATAATACAGGCAAGAAAGATATAGAGGAAATTAAAAAGGTTTACAAGAAGCTCATAAAAGAACAAAGACTTTATATACCAGCTCATGTATTAAGGGAGTTTGCTAGAAACAGATCAAACAGAATTAGTGATCTTTATACAAATATTGATAATGCCCTATCAAGTATCCCTACAGTAAAGAAGATAGAGTATCCAATACTAGGTGAATTAGGAGCATATAAAGAGGTAAACAAGATTGCTGAAGAAATTAAGAAGCATCTTAATGAATATAGGAAGAACTTAGATCAGTTAAAGTCTGACATAACTAACTGGAACTGGTCTGATCCAGTTACTTCGTTGTATTCAGATACATTTAGTGAAGACATTGTAATTAGCACTAAAATTGAAGAACCTGAGCTAGTAAAACAGTTTAACTTTAGAACCAAGCATAGCATTCCACCTGGCAATAAGGACAAAAGTAAAGGAGAGAATGCAATTGGGGATCTAATTATTTGGTTAAGTATATTGGAGCTTGGGCTTGATAAGCAGAAGGATGTAATATTTGTATCAAATGACGAAAAGAACGACTGGATGGTTAAAGGAAACAGTAAAGCTATTTCTACAAGATTTGAATTAGTAGATGAGTTTTACAGATATACCAAAGGTGCGAACTTTATAAGTATAACATTTTCAGACTTTCTTGAGTCACAAGGCTTAGCAGATATAAAGTTCAAAGAGACTCAAAGTGCTCACTTGAGGTTTAATATCCCTCCTCCAAAAACTATTAGGTCCAGAAAGTTACAAATTAACGTTCTAGAAGATATTATTAAATCTATCCTTTATTACTTACCCTTCTCTTCAGATGTTGATGCCTACATAGAGGACGAGTCCTTAGATTACAATATAGACCTGTTTTTAAGCACAGTTAGTGATGAGAATGCATCTACTTTTGGCCAACATGGCCCATCAATAAAATCGTTTCTTAATACATTTAAAGCGATGTTACTAGAGTTAAAGTCACTAAATTATGAAGTTAAGTACGAAGCAATAAGACAGAAGAGAGATACTACACTACAGCAAACAAAGTTAAAAGCAGTGGCTCAGAC